One genomic segment of Scophthalmus maximus strain ysfricsl-2021 chromosome 3, ASM2237912v1, whole genome shotgun sequence includes these proteins:
- the LOC118316836 gene encoding oxysterol-binding protein-related protein 2, which yields MNNEDEFFDAVTGLDSDESYEGVSEASFKDALVFDGSSKKNNGSVPQENGIKKHRASLPVPMFPRNTISVWSILKKCIGLELSKITMPIVFNEPLSFLQRITEYMEHTYLINRACSLSDSIERMQAVAAFAVSAVASQWDRTGKPFNPLLGETFELTREDQGFRLVSEQVSHHPPVSAFHAESLAGDFVFHGSIYPKLRFWGKSVEAEPKGTITLELLKHNEAYTWSNPYCCVNNIILGKLWIEQYGTVEIVNHSTGDKCVLNFKSRGMFGKELHKVEGYILDKSKKKHCVIYGKWTECMWSVDPQAYETHKKSEKKGDNKKHKNEEQEGAENDDADDMPEVQETVCVVPGSTLLWRIDSRPAHSTMMYNFTNFAMSLNELEPGMEAVLASTDCRFRPDIRAMENGNMDEASREKERLEEKQRLARTERAKSEDEWSTRWFQMGTNPYTGCQDWIYSGGYFSRNYQDLPDIY from the exons ATGAACAATGAGGATGAGTTCTTTGACGCCGTCACAG GCCTGGATTCAGACGAGTCGTACGAAGGGGTGTCAGAGGCCAGTTTCAAAGATGCACTGGTGTTTGACGGCAGCAGTAAGAAGAACAATGGATCTGTGCCACAGGAGAACGGCATCAAGAAACACAG ggCGTCATTACCTGTGCCCATGTTTCCCAGAAACACCATTAGTGTCTGGAGTATCCTGAAAAAATGCATCGGACTG GAACTGTCCAAGATCACAATGCCCATTGTCTTCAATGAGCCTCTGAGCTTCCTGCAGAGGATCACGGAATACATGGAACACACTTACCTCATCAACAGAGCCTGCTCGCTGTCCGACTCCATCGAGCGCATGCAG GCAGTAGCTGCTTTTGCTGTGTCAGCAGTTGCGTCTCAGTGGGACAGGACTGGAAAACCCTTCAACCCTCTGCTGGGAGAGACCTTTGAGCTCACcag AGAGGACCAGGGTTTCCGGCTGGTATCGGAGCAGGTATCCCATCATCCCCCGGTCAGTGCCTTCCACGCAGAGAGCCTGGCCGGGGACTTTGTCTTCCATGGCTCCATCTACCCAAAACTAAGATTCTGGGGCAAGAGTGTCGAGGCAGAGCCCAAAGGGACTATCACACTAGAGCTGCTCAA GCACAACGAAGCGTACACATGGAGCAACCCGTACTGCTGTGTAAACAACATCATCCTTGGCAAACTGTGGATAGAGCAGTACGGCACAGTGGAAATAGTCAACCACAG CACTGGCGACAAGTGTGTGTTGAATTTCAAGTCGCGTGGGATGTTTGGGAAAGAGTTGCACAAAGTGGAGGGATACATCCTGGACAAGAG taAAAAGAAGCACTGTGTCATCTATGGGAAGTGGACCGAGTGCATGTGGAGCGTCGACCCTCAGGCCTACGAGACCCACAAGAAGTcagagaagaaaggagacaaCAAGAAGCACAAAAAT gaggagcaggagggggcgGAGAACGATGACGCAGATGACATGCCTGAAGTCCAGGAGACGGTGTGCGTCGTACCAGGAAGCACTCTGCTGTGGAGGATAGACTCCAGACCAGCACACTCAACCATG ATGTACAATTTCACCAACTTTGCGATGTCTCTCAATGAACTGGAGCCTGGCATGGAGGCCGTCCTGGCTTCCACCGACTGTCGCTTCAGGCCCGACATCAGAGCCATGGAGAATGGCAACATGG ATGAAGCCAGTCGGGAGAAGGAGAgactggaggagaaacagagactGGCCAGAACGGAGAGAGCCAAGAGTGAAGACGAGTGGTCGACCAG GTGGTTCCAGATGGGGACCAACCCGTACACTGGCTGCCAGGACTGGATCTACTCCGGAGGCTACTTCAGTAGGAACTACCAAGACCTGCCTGACATCTACTGA